The window TAAAGGAACCAATCAGAGCTGTGGCACTGTGTAAAAGGTTGGGCAGGCTCACAGCAAAAAATGACAGCATGACGAGGAGGGCTGCCATAGTATAAAAGAGAATATCAGTCATTAGCATTCTCCTCTTGTTCTATTTGAGGCGTGTTGAGCACCCAGGTTAATTCATTTCGGTCATAGACGGAAAGTTCGAAATCTCTTGTCAGGACAATAGCATCAAAGGGGCAGGACTCTACACAGAGCCCGCAAAAGGCGCATTGTGCCATACGATAGACATATTTCCCTAAGACCTTACGTCCGCTCAGGTCTTTGGTTGTTAGGACGGAGATTGAACCGTTAGGGCAGGCCTTCTCGCAGATGCCGCAGGCAACGCAGGCATTCTGACCCTTTTCATCGTGGGGCATGGAAACCGGCCCACGAAAACGCTCGAACATTTCCAGGGTATCCCGGTTCTCCGGGTACTGCTGGGTAATGACCGTCTTTGGATTCAAAAAGTATTTTATGGTGATTTCCATTCCCTGTATCAGAGAATAGAATCCCGTAAAAACTTTACGCAGGTAGCGACTGCTGTAGTCCAGCAGGTTTTCTTTAGGGATGGTTGCTTTCATAGTTATGGATAGATTCAGTTTATTGGCTCACTGATTGTAACGTGGTATGCACAGTACATGGAATCAACCTGCCCACCCCAGCATCATGAAAACAGCTCCAAGCGTGAGCAGCAGCAGATTCAAGGGCAGCAGCATTTTCCATTCCAGAGACATAAGCTGATCAATTCTGACCCTTGGAAAGGTCCAGCGAAACCACATATACACAAAGACAATGAAGAACGTCTTGCCGAAGAACCAAACAAAACCTGGAAGAAGATTCAGCAGCCCATCAATAATTGAAATACCGATCAGAGGGGGATGAAAGCCTCCCAGAAAAAGGGTGGTTGCCAGTCCTGCCGATACGAACATGTTCACAAATTCGGCAAAAAAGAACATGGCAAAACCCATTCCAGAATATTCTGTATGATAACCTGCCGATAACTCAGACTCTGCCTCTGCCAGATCAAAAGGGGTACGGTTGAGTTCTGCTGTGGAGGCTATCAAATACATGAAAAAGGAAAGGATACCGAGAAAGGGGAATTTAAAGATCCACCAGTCAAAAATCAGTCCCTGTTGGGAAAGAACAATTCCCCGTAAGGAGGCTGAACCTGATAACATAACGATCAGGAGCATAATCAGAGCTAAAGAGACCTCAAAGGAGATCATCTGGGCACCGGAGCGCATTGCGCCAAGAAGGGAGAGCTTATTATTTGAGGCCCAGCCTCCTAAAAGGATACCCAAGACGCTAAGTCCTGATACACCAATGATATAGAGTACGCCACCTGAGGGGTCTGCCAATTGCAGGTGGTGATCAAAGGGCATGATGGTCATGACCAGGAAGGTGGCTGTCAAGGGGAGGACCGGGGCTAGATAAAAAATAAAGGTATCTGCACCCTTGGGTTGCATGATCTCCTTAAAGATCAGCTTGACGCCGTCGGCCAAAGGCTGAAGGATACCATGATATCCTACCCGCATAGGTCCATGCCTCAGTTGCATATGCCCTGCAACCTTACGCTCAAGCAGAATAAGGACAGCGGCCAAGGAGGAAACCAGGACGACAAGGGAAATTAACCCGATGATCGGGTTGATAATAAAGGCGCTTTCCGGGAAAAGGCTGCGCACCATATTCCCGATGCCGTTGTGGAGCGGATATAGTGTTTCTGCTGACATGTTCATTTCTCTTTCTTTGCTCTTTACTTGTCCATATCCGGGATAACAAAATCCATACTGGACATAATTGTTACCAAGTCAGCAAGCTTCAGGCCTTGAGCGGCATGATTCAGAGCGCTGAGGTTGGAAAAATTTGGCGAGCGGTATTTCACCCGATAAGGTTTGGTGCCGCCGTCAGAGACAATATAGGTACCCAGGATACCTCTCGGTGTCTCAACCTGACTATAATAGCTGCCTTTGGGCAGTTTATAGATGGCCTTGGGTTGGCTGCGATAGGGTCCCTCAGGGAATTTTTTAACAGCCTGCTCCAGGATACGTAAGGATTGGGCCATTTCTTCCATTTTGATTTGATAGCGGGCTAAACTGTCACCCTCTGTCTTTGTGGGAATATCAAAGTCAAATTGATCATAAATGGAGTAAGGGTCATTTTTTCGTACGTCGTAGCACACATCTGAGCCGCGCAGGACAGCACCTGAGCAGCCGTAGGCCAAGACCTCTTCCCTGGTCAGGATGCCAACACCTCGGGTTCTTTCCAGGAAAATAACATTACCGGAAAGCAGGGTGTTGTATTCATCAAGGGACTTATACATAGCCTTGATGAATTTTTTAATCCTGGGGATAAAGTTTTCAGTGGCATCAAATGCTGAACCACCGGGCCGGAAGAAGTTCACGGTGAGGCGGCCCCCGCTCATCTCTTCAAAGATATCCGTGATCATCTCACGCTCTCTGAAACCATAGAGGAAGGGGGTAAAAGCACCAAGGTCCATCCCCATAACACCCCACCAGAGCAAATGCGACTGGAGCCTTTGGAGCTCACAGATCATAACTCGTATGTATTCGCCTCGCTCAGGCACTCCGATCTCCATAGCCTGCTCAACAGCCATGCAAAAGCAGAGGTTGTTGAAAAAGGCTGACAGGTAGTCGAGGCGGTCTGTCAGGTGAATGTTTTGGATGTAGGTCTGGTTCTCTGCCATCTTCTCGATACCCCTATGGATATAGCCGAGATGAGGCACGGCCTCTACGACGGTCTCGCCGCTTAATCGAACAACGATCCTGAGTACCCCGTGGGTACTGGGATGCTGAGGACCAATGTTTACAAAAAACTCATCGGCGTCCTCGTTGTCTGATACTGGCAGCCTGAATCCCTCAGGCAAGGTGTCTCCGTCAAGACGGTATTTTTCAGCGGATTGTGTGGTCATCTGTCAGTTGATTTTTTTCAGTCCGGTTAATGTTTTTTTGCCACCCTAATGAAGATCAATTTTATCGAATTGTCAAGTCAATTTTATCGAATTGCCATAAGAAAAATTTCTTCGAAATTGTAATGTTACAGCCTACTTTTTGGTAGCGCTGGGACTCTTTTGTAGTCTGCTTCTGCCCCTTATTGAAACTCTCCTTACTCCCTCACTTTCGTTTACTGCTTGAGATAGAAAAAGAAGTGGCTCTTACAATCTGATGTTACGCAGCTAAAACGCAAGATCGGCAGATTCTACGTTTTGCTTGTCTCGTAACTCCTTGATCTTTTATTTGCGTGCGTAACATCAGTTACAATATCAGATCGATTGCTTTGCTGTCACCTGGCTTGCCAATGTCACTTGGTCGCCTGGCTTAGCCTCTCCTCCCTGGAGGACCTGAGCGAAGAGTCCTTCGCGTGGCATAATGCAGTCCCCTGTTGCCTTTTTGATAGCACAGCCTGCATCATGGCATTCTTTGCCAATCTGAGTGATTTCAAGAACAATTTCTGTACCTATTTGCAGCGTGTCACCAACAGCAAGCGATGCAAGATCAACGCCTCTTGTGATGATGTTTTCTGCAAAAGCACCGTGGGTGAGCTGGGGGAGTATCTCTTTGACTCTGTCTATACTTTCTCCCGCAAGAAGAGATATTTGCCGGTGCCAGTCGCCACCGTGCGCGTCATCAAGGATGCCAAAGCCAACCTGAAAGGTGGCCTGGGGAATGGGACTTTTAGGAATACCTTTTTTTTTGCTGATACAAATTGCTTCAATTGTAGCCATATTGCGCTCCTTGCGAAAGAAAGTATATAAAAGGGTGAAGCGTATCTGTGTACGCTGTTTTACTTGCTTTTTGTTTTCCTTATAATGCGAGATGGTCAGTTTTACATTATAAAAAAAATAATTTTTATTTTTACCCTCTTTGGGAAAGACAATGTACCTCCATTATTCATTTTATAAAAGTACCTTATGCAGATGAAGTGCAGAAAAAAGCCAAGATGGGGCGAAAAATCGGATTGACTTTCTTTCTAATTGAGATTAATTCTCTTCTCTAAGAAGTATAAAATCCCAATTCGTTGAATTTTGCAGCCAGCAAGCTCAGCTTGCGTAGTACCTGCTGACAGAGTTATTCATAAGTGGAGGTAATAATGGATGTTACAAACTTACAGGTTGGTATGATAGCGCATTTGCAGTGGAAATCAAAATTGGCTGATTTCTTTTATGGAGTTGAAGAATTAACTCTTTCTGATGTGCCGGATCATACCAGTTGCGATTTTGGTAAGTTATTCTATAGTACGGTCTTGGATGAATTTAGTGACTTTGAAGAAATAAATTTATTGGAAAGACTGCATAAAGAAGTTCACGACGATATTAAAACCCTCATCCAAATGCCTGAAGCAGAACGTAGGGGACCAGCGGGCAAACAGGCCTTAGAGGAATTTAAAAAGAAGAGTGACAGCCTCGTAGAGATTATGGAGCATCTTGAGGTGCAGGTGAGAAATCGCGCTCAACACTAGGAATTCCGAGAGGATTCTTGAGCCCTTGTCGTTTGAGATTTATTATTTATTGTATCCCCTGCTTTTTTAAGCAGGGGATATTGTCGGATGACTCCTTTTTTGTTGAAATTGCAATCTCCCAAAATGCCTGCACCTGGGGCGAGCGAACTTTTTTCTGCACGGTGCATACCGCAATAGAAAAGGGCGTTAACTCAGGAGCACATTCCAGAATTTTTATTTGCTTACGTATAGGACTCTTTTCCAGCACAAGTAAGGGAACCACCCCAATCCCGCATCCCAGACTCACCATAGCAATGATTGCTTCATTGCCAGCAACTTCAGCATAGATTTCAGGTGTGATTTTTTTCCGGGCAAACCATTGGTCAACCCCCCGTCTGCTCAGACCTGTCTCCGGCATAATAAAAGGTGTGCGTCGCCAATCAATCCTCTGTCCTTGCCCTTGTAGGTAATGAACTGTATCTTGGTACTCTGTTGGAGCGATAAAGACGAGTGGTGTTTCTGCAAGCGCAAAAAAGTCTATTCGCTCGGGAAGATGCTCTGGAAGAGCTGCAATGACGATGTCGGTTTCTCTGTTCTGAAGCCGGAGCAGAGCCGCCGCTGCATCACCGGTCTGTAGTTTCAGGTGAACCTGTGGGTAGGCCTTACGAAAACGTTGGAAGATGTCTGGAAGGACAGAGTATGCAGCCGTGACAGAGCAGTATAGGGACACTGAACCCTTGAGCTCGCTGCTACTGGCCAGTTGCAATTGAAGCTCTTCTCGTCGCTGAAGCACATCCTCGGCATATTCCCGAAAATATTCTCCCGCCTGAGTCAGGGTAACAGAACGGTTGTCGCGGAGAAAAAGCTGTTCGCCCAATTCCGCTTCCAGGCGTTGCACAGCTCTGGTCAGAGCAGAGGGAGAGATATGGCAGGCCCGACTGGTACGAGCAAAATGCAGACTTGTGGCAAGATGGCGGAAGATTTTCAGGAGTTCTATGTTCATGTTTGGCAAGGATGAACAGGAGGTTCAGCTTGTGTATCTTTGCTCCCTGAATCCGTAACAGATTAAAAATAAAACGTTAATGATAGCACCTGTTGTTGATCAGCAGGGGGGGGCTTGCCCCAATTCCTCCGTAACCCGCTCAAAAAAACGTCCCACCTGCTCGGGTCGATGGGCATCAGACCCGATAATCAAGGGAATGCCTATGTGTTGCGCGCGTTGTATCAAGGTGATGACCGGATAGGGATAGGGGCGGAGTTCATAGCCTGAGGTGTTTACCTCCAAGGCTATATTGTTTTGCAACATGACGGCAAAAAGTTCGTCTATGAGTTCATAATGATATGCTGTCAGGGCTGGGGTATTATGCCGTAGAGCCGCATCAAGGTGGCAGAGTTTATCGCAGGGGATATCCTGGCAGCCTTGAATGAGATTTTTAAAATAGGTATCAAGGATAGGTTCGGTGCCATATTCTGCGATTTTTTTAATATGGTCCGTGCTACGGCTCAGCATGTTCAGGTGCTCCTTGCCATCAAAAAAGAAATGACAGGACAGGCCGCGATGGGCAAAAGGAAAGGCATCAAGCATGGCGAGGAGCTTGTCAATCGCTCTAGGATTATACCCAACTTCTGCACCTAATCGTATTGAGATCTGGTCGGTATATTTTTCCCGGAGTTGTTCACCTTCTGCAAAATAGCGCTGGAACAGTTCCGGTGTCAGCCAGATACAGGGGCTGTAGCTGAGCCCGCATTCCAGATGCTCCAAAAAGGTGAGGCTACGCAAGCCCTTGGCAATGGCAGCAAGAACGTATTCTTCCATCTCTCCGACAGCGTGGTTGCAGTAGCGGGTATGGACGTGATGGTCTCCGGTTATATCAAGAGCTGGTAAATCGGACATGTTATTGGACGGGAAAAAGAAAAAACCACTCTCTCTGGAGTGGTTTCTTATTTGGAAAATCTTATTCGGAAAAAAGAGAGCCGGTTAGTCAGGCATTCCCTCTGGGGAAGAAATGAATGACGCCATCTATATCTGAGGTGTCACAGATATCACCAAGTTCCAAATCCAGATCAAAGAGATCTTCTACTCCGTTCATCTCCATTGATAGAGATGGCCCATCAGGCAGGTGGTAAACTAAGGTCTCCACCTTGCTATAGTCTATCGGAGTTGGGAATATTTTTTTCATGTATATGTCTTTGTTATGATCTGATAGCAACGGGGGCGGAAAAAACTGAGGAATTTACCGCCCGTCCTCATTAACGCTGTTCCTAATAAATTATAGTTTCTTTTGGAGAAAAAGCAAGGACAGTACATCTCTTCTTAAAAAA is drawn from Candidatus Electrothrix aestuarii and contains these coding sequences:
- the ilvY gene encoding HTH-type transcriptional activator IlvY, translated to MNIELLKIFRHLATSLHFARTSRACHISPSALTRAVQRLEAELGEQLFLRDNRSVTLTQAGEYFREYAEDVLQRREELQLQLASSSELKGSVSLYCSVTAAYSVLPDIFQRFRKAYPQVHLKLQTGDAAAALLRLQNRETDIVIAALPEHLPERIDFFALAETPLVFIAPTEYQDTVHYLQGQGQRIDWRRTPFIMPETGLSRRGVDQWFARKKITPEIYAEVAGNEAIIAMVSLGCGIGVVPLLVLEKSPIRKQIKILECAPELTPFSIAVCTVQKKVRSPQVQAFWEIAISTKKESSDNIPCLKKQGIQ
- the nuoH gene encoding NADH-quinone oxidoreductase subunit NuoH — encoded protein: MSAETLYPLHNGIGNMVRSLFPESAFIINPIIGLISLVVLVSSLAAVLILLERKVAGHMQLRHGPMRVGYHGILQPLADGVKLIFKEIMQPKGADTFIFYLAPVLPLTATFLVMTIMPFDHHLQLADPSGGVLYIIGVSGLSVLGILLGGWASNNKLSLLGAMRSGAQMISFEVSLALIMLLIVMLSGSASLRGIVLSQQGLIFDWWIFKFPFLGILSFFMYLIASTAELNRTPFDLAEAESELSAGYHTEYSGMGFAMFFFAEFVNMFVSAGLATTLFLGGFHPPLIGISIIDGLLNLLPGFVWFFGKTFFIVFVYMWFRWTFPRVRIDQLMSLEWKMLLPLNLLLLTLGAVFMMLGWAG
- a CDS encoding CZB domain-containing protein, which encodes MDVTNLQVGMIAHLQWKSKLADFFYGVEELTLSDVPDHTSCDFGKLFYSTVLDEFSDFEEINLLERLHKEVHDDIKTLIQMPEAERRGPAGKQALEEFKKKSDSLVEIMEHLEVQVRNRAQH
- a CDS encoding histidinol-phosphatase, which codes for MSDLPALDITGDHHVHTRYCNHAVGEMEEYVLAAIAKGLRSLTFLEHLECGLSYSPCIWLTPELFQRYFAEGEQLREKYTDQISIRLGAEVGYNPRAIDKLLAMLDAFPFAHRGLSCHFFFDGKEHLNMLSRSTDHIKKIAEYGTEPILDTYFKNLIQGCQDIPCDKLCHLDAALRHNTPALTAYHYELIDELFAVMLQNNIALEVNTSGYELRPYPYPVITLIQRAQHIGIPLIIGSDAHRPEQVGRFFERVTEELGQAPPC
- a CDS encoding MOSC domain-containing protein codes for the protein MATIEAICISKKKGIPKSPIPQATFQVGFGILDDAHGGDWHRQISLLAGESIDRVKEILPQLTHGAFAENIITRGVDLASLAVGDTLQIGTEIVLEITQIGKECHDAGCAIKKATGDCIMPREGLFAQVLQGGEAKPGDQVTLASQVTAKQSI
- a CDS encoding 4Fe-4S binding protein, translated to MKATIPKENLLDYSSRYLRKVFTGFYSLIQGMEITIKYFLNPKTVITQQYPENRDTLEMFERFRGPVSMPHDEKGQNACVACGICEKACPNGSISVLTTKDLSGRKVLGKYVYRMAQCAFCGLCVESCPFDAIVLTRDFELSVYDRNELTWVLNTPQIEQEENAND
- a CDS encoding NADH-quinone oxidoreductase subunit D, which gives rise to MTTQSAEKYRLDGDTLPEGFRLPVSDNEDADEFFVNIGPQHPSTHGVLRIVVRLSGETVVEAVPHLGYIHRGIEKMAENQTYIQNIHLTDRLDYLSAFFNNLCFCMAVEQAMEIGVPERGEYIRVMICELQRLQSHLLWWGVMGMDLGAFTPFLYGFREREMITDIFEEMSGGRLTVNFFRPGGSAFDATENFIPRIKKFIKAMYKSLDEYNTLLSGNVIFLERTRGVGILTREEVLAYGCSGAVLRGSDVCYDVRKNDPYSIYDQFDFDIPTKTEGDSLARYQIKMEEMAQSLRILEQAVKKFPEGPYRSQPKAIYKLPKGSYYSQVETPRGILGTYIVSDGGTKPYRVKYRSPNFSNLSALNHAAQGLKLADLVTIMSSMDFVIPDMDK